In Burkholderia sp. WP9, a genomic segment contains:
- a CDS encoding MFS transporter, which translates to MASPANPLHHPGAGAPPSTFEEATYRKVTWRLAPLLMLCYVVAYLDRVNVGFAKLQMTSDLGLSDAVYGFGAGIFFVGYFIFEIPSNVILHKVGARVWIARIMVSWGVISMLTMFVTTPTMFYVMRFLLGLAEAGFFPGIILYLTYWYPSHRRGRMTTWFMTAIALSGVIGGPVSGYILKTFNGLNGWHGWQWLFLLEGIPSVIVGIMVFAMLDDRISKAKWLTKEEQEMLERHVSAEEATKHDMPIRQVLTSGRVLMLSLTYFSFVMGLYGVSFWLPTIIKATGVTDAFMIGLLSAIPFAGAVVAMVFVSRSADRKRERRWHIALPAFAGAIGLVLSVVWTHNTVLAMASLTLATMGILTTLPLFWSLPTAILAGTGAAAGIAMINSIGNLAGFLSPYAVGWLKQATAANDSGMYMLAAFMVLGGLLAVSVPAKMVNK; encoded by the coding sequence ATGGCTAGTCCCGCAAATCCGCTCCACCATCCCGGCGCGGGTGCGCCACCTTCCACTTTCGAAGAGGCCACCTACCGCAAGGTCACCTGGCGGCTCGCGCCGCTTCTGATGCTCTGTTACGTGGTCGCGTATCTGGATCGCGTCAACGTCGGTTTCGCCAAGCTGCAAATGACCAGCGATCTTGGGCTGAGCGATGCGGTGTACGGATTCGGCGCGGGGATTTTCTTTGTCGGCTATTTCATCTTCGAGATTCCGAGCAATGTGATTTTGCATAAGGTCGGCGCACGGGTGTGGATTGCGCGGATCATGGTGTCGTGGGGCGTGATCTCTATGCTGACCATGTTCGTGACTACGCCGACGATGTTTTATGTGATGCGCTTTCTGCTCGGTCTGGCTGAAGCGGGGTTCTTTCCCGGGATCATTCTTTATCTGACGTACTGGTATCCGTCGCATCGGCGTGGTCGCATGACGACGTGGTTCATGACGGCGATTGCGTTGTCGGGTGTGATCGGCGGGCCGGTGTCGGGTTATATCCTGAAGACCTTTAACGGCTTGAACGGCTGGCATGGCTGGCAGTGGCTGTTTCTGCTCGAAGGCATTCCTTCGGTGATCGTCGGGATCATGGTGTTCGCCATGCTGGACGATCGGATCTCGAAGGCGAAGTGGCTGACCAAGGAAGAGCAGGAGATGCTCGAGCGGCATGTGTCCGCGGAGGAAGCGACCAAGCATGACATGCCGATTCGTCAGGTGCTCACGAGTGGGCGGGTGTTGATGCTCAGTCTGACGTACTTCTCGTTTGTGATGGGGTTGTATGGGGTGAGTTTCTGGTTGCCGACGATTATTAAGGCGACTGGGGTGACGGATGCTTTCATGATCGGGTTGCTGTCGGCGATTCCGTTCGCGGGGGCTGTGGTGGCGATGGTGTTTGTGTCGCGTAGTGCGGACCGGAAGCGGGAGCGGCGGTGGCATATTGCGCTGCCTGCGTTTGCGGGGGCGATTGGGTTGGTGCTTTCTGTCGTGTGGACGCATAACACTGTGTTGGCGATGGCTTCGCTTACGCTTGCGACGATGGGGATTCTTACTACCCTGCCGTTGTTTTGGAGTTTGCCTACGGCGATTTTGGCGGGGACTGGCGCGGCTGCTGGGATCGCGATGATTAATTCGATTGGGAATCTGGCGGGGTTTTTGAGTCCTTACGCCGTGGGGTGGCTTAAGCAGGCGACGGCTGCGAATGATTCGGGGATGTATATGCTGGCGGCGTTTATGGTGCTGGGTGGGTTGCTGGCGGTTAGTGTGCCGGCGAAGATGGTGAATAAGTGA